gtgtgggttgcgattgagattgcatcatctgtggatctgttggggcggtgtaACAATCTTAGGCGTAGTGGGtgaggagtcaggtgcaggaggcaGAAAGTTCTGAATAGCTCTTTATTCAGCACCAGGCAAAATAGTATATAAAACGAAACTGAGCGTCATAAAACAAATGCCCAAAACAGGAACCAAACCAAGATCGCACTACCACACATATAAAGTGGGAATAAACAAGCCCGCATGAAGAGCAGGCGGCCTACCGACTTAAATAGCCAAACACACGAAGAGCAGGCGGCCTACCGACTTAAATAGCCAAACACAAGAAGAGCAGGCGGCCTACCGACTTAAATAGCCAAACACACAAAGAGCAGGCGGTCTACCAACTTAAATAGCCAAACACACGAAGAGCAGGCGGCCTACCGACTTAAATAGCCAAACATACGAAGAGCAGGCGGCCTACCGACTTAAATAGCCAAACATACGAAGAGCAGGCGGCCTACCGACTTAAATAGCCAAACATACGAAGAGCAGGCGGCCTACCGACTTAAATAGCCAAACATACGAAGAGCAGGCGGCCTACGACTTAAATGGCCAAACATACGAAGAGCAGGCGGCCTACCGACTTAAATAGCCAAACATATGCAGAGCAGGCGGCCTACCGACTTAAATAGCCAAACATACGAAGAGCAGGCGGCCTACCGACTTAAATAGCCAAACATACGAAGAGCAGGCGGTCTACCAACTTAAATAGCCAAACACACGAAGAGCAGGCGGCCTACCGACGTAAATAGCCAAACATACGAAGAGCAGGCGGCCTACCGACTTAAATAGCCAAACATACGAAGAGCAGGCGGCCTACCGACTTAAATAGCCAAACATACGAAGAGCAGGCGGCCTACCGACTTAAATAGCCAAACATACGAAGAGCAGGCGGCCTACCGACTTAAATAGCCAAACATATGCAGAGCAGGCGGCCTACCGACTGAAATAGCCAAACACATGAAGAGCAGGCGGCCTACCGGCTTAAATAGCCAAACACATGAAGAGCAGGCGGCCTACCAACTTAAATAGCTAAAAgtctaaacaagaaacaggtgaaacaaatcagaccaaaccaacagaaaagggaaaagggatcagtggcagctagtaggccggtgacgacgaccgccgagcaccacccgaacaggaagggggagccaccttcggtaggagttgTGACAGACGGTATGTTAATTGGagagggtctagggtttctgggataatggtgttgatgtgagccatttaTATTATGATATGTTGTGTTATCATGATAAGTGGCCAAGCCTAACACTATGGCTGTGTTACTTCTGTGATATATTCCAGATTGTACAGGAGATGAGTTGAGTTCAGTATTATAAATACTCTTGTAGCCGTGGAAATGGTATGTGAGCTTATGATTTACTAGTCCTGTGTTTACCACTGTGTTCCTTAGGCGGACACACTCACCAGCAGCAGACCTTCCAAGAACTATGCAAGTGGCAAGGAAATCTGAACCTGTTGACGTTTCTGTTCTCTTATATAATAACAGTCCATTTATTGTATTTGTTTAGTATTGTGATATTTATGAATTACAAAATGAATATGTATTTTTATATGATATGAATGCAAATTAAAACTggaagacacacagagacattgTTTTtgccagtgatttatttattttatggaTTAAACCATTAAGCACCACTATCAAAGGAAACAGTAGACAGCAGTGTACTCAGAGAGTACTCGCTCTTCCCTGGACCGGTGGTCGCCATGGAGGGCATGAATACCTCAGGGAGGAAGTTGGTAGCATTTAAACTCTGAGGGGAGAGGGATTCCTCTAAAACATCTTTGTTTGATTTCCTGGATCCTGATCAAGCCTATTCCAGGACTTAAAAACTCTGTTGGAGATTCTCAAGCTGACCGGTATGACTTCATGGAGATTCTCAAGCTGACCGGTATGACTTCATGGAGATTCTCAAGCTGACCGGTATGACTTCATGGAGATTCTCAAGCTGACCGGTATGACTTCATGGAGATTCTCAAGCTGACCGGTATGACTTCATGGAGATTCTCAAGCTGACCGGTATGACTTCATGGAGATTCTCAAGCTGACCGGGTTGACTTCATGGAGATTCTCAAGCTGACCGGTTTGACTTCATGGAGATTATCAAGCTGACCGGTATGACTTCATGGAGATTCTCAAGCTGACCGGTATGACTTCATGGAGATTCTCAAGCTGACCGGTTTGACTTCATGGAGATTCTCATGCTGACCGGTATGACTTCATGGAGATTCTCACGCTGACCGGTATGACTTCATGGAGATGCTCAAGCTAACCGGTATGACTTCATGGAGATGCTCAAGACACCCTTTCCCTACATCCCCTCTGATGGCCTGACCTTTGACCCCCTGGTAGACCTCATCAATGTCATTGTCGGGGACCTCCCCGACGTCTGCATACTGGTCAGTAGAATTGACCTCTCTTTATGAGGTAACATACACACACGCTTGCTCTCTGACTGAAGTTTGTATGTTTATGCCTTACATCTCCTCTCTAACCCACAGCTGGGACCCTTTGTGGACTCCAAACATGAGCAGATAGAGGTACCTTTTCCTTTTCTCTTGGTTACTGACTCTATAGTTAGTTTTACATATCTAGGATGTTGACTTGCATTTTATATCAGAAGTtgattgtttttttctttctttacgTGTGACAGAAGTTTCTGTTGACCGAGACGTTTGATGCCATCTTCTCCAGATGTGTAGGGAGCATCGTGAAAGGCACCGAGGGTAAATATGACTTTACATGAACCTATCcaccacacacactgcctcaTTTTACACCCTACATACCAACCACATTAGCTCAAATGCTTCCCTTGCTGTTGTAAATAGTTCTACTTCCTCCTCTGAGTTGATTGTCGGTTTGTATTTGTTCCCCCCCGAGAGAGATGTCCACCATCACTTAATTTACCCACAACCCCCTTTCACCCTGCCGGACCTCCACAAGGACGATGAGAAGGTCATTAAAGTGTGCTTGTTATCCTACCGAATCACTACTTATTTTACAGTG
The Oncorhynchus mykiss isolate Arlee chromosome 31, USDA_OmykA_1.1, whole genome shotgun sequence genome window above contains:
- the LOC118946023 gene encoding DNA polymerase alpha subunit B-like, encoding MEMLKTPFPYIPSDGLTFDPLVDLINVIVGDLPDVCILLGPFVDSKHEQIEKFLLTETFDAIFSRCVGSIVKGTEGKYDFT